One Numenius arquata chromosome 9, bNumArq3.hap1.1, whole genome shotgun sequence DNA window includes the following coding sequences:
- the PBK gene encoding lymphokine-activated killer T-cell-originated protein kinase isoform X1, which translates to MEAFKSPKKPLPREKPEGGPVSVTIPASPFMQKLGYGTGVNVYLMKRSPRGLSRSPWAVKKINSQCNKSQQSIYQERLNEEAKILKNLQHPNIVGYRAFTEANDGSMCLAMEYGGEKSLCYLLEERREKKLGPFPAATIFKVALSMARGLKYLHNDKKLLHGDIKSSNVVVKGDFETVKICDVGMSLPLDENMTVSDPELCYVGTEPWKPKEALEDDGVITDKADIFAFGLTLWEMMTLSVPHLNLDDDLEDEDESFDEDLFDEEAYYAALGTRPALNMEELDSSYQHMIDLFLVCTIEDPKKRPSAATIVESLETSLVQE; encoded by the exons ATGGAAGCCTTCAAGTCTCCGAAAAAACCGCTCCCCAGGGAGAAACCTG AGGGGGGACCAGTTTCCGTCACCATCCCGGCCTCTCCCTTCATGCAGAAGCTCGGGTACGGCACCGGGGTCAACGTCTACCTGATGAAAAG atCTCCCAGGGGTTTGTCTCGCTCCCCGTGGGCCGTGAAGAAAATCAATTCCCAATGCAACAAGAGCCAGCAAAGCATCTACCAGGAGAGACTGAACGAAGAAGCCAAGATCTTGAAAAACCTCCAGCATCCCAACATCGTGG GTTACCGGGCCTTTACCGAGGCCAACGACGGAAGCATGTGCCTGGCCATGGAGTACGGAGGAGAAAAATCCCTCTGTTACTTACTGGAAGAAAGACGGGAAAAAAAGCTGGGCCCTTTCCCCGCCGCCACCATTTTCAAAGTCGCCTTGAGCATGGCGAGGGGGCTGAAG TATCTTCACAACGATAAGAAGCTGCTCCATGGTGATATCAAATCTTCCAACGTGGTGGTTAAAGGTGATTTTGAAACTGTCAAAATCTGTGACGTGGGAATGTCCCTGCCGCTGGATGAGAACATGACTG TGAGTGACCCGGAGCTGTGCTACGTGGGCACTGAGCCCTGGAAGCCCAAGGAGGCTCTGGAGGACGACGGCGTCATCACCGACAAAGCCGACATCTTCGCTTTCGGGCTGACTCTCTGGGAGATGATGACCCTCTCCGTGCCCCACCTCAACCTGGACGATGACCTCGAGGACGAAG ACGAATCATTCGATGAAGACCTCTTTGACGAGGAAGCTTATTACGCAGCCCTAGGAACCCGCCCCGCTCTCAACATGGAAGAACTGGATTCATCCTACCAACACATGATCGATCTCTTCTTGGTCTGCACCATCGAGGACCCCAAAAAACGTCCCTCGGCTGCGACCATCGTGGAATCCTTGGAGACAAGTCTGGTCCAGGAATAA
- the ESCO2 gene encoding N-acetyltransferase ESCO2: MAAAFRRCGEDMAALTLQKRSRSSTDSDGSSLAFETPVKKRLTGFADGRSLPKKPRNNRFASQIKWSSGSSDDESGENEAVAEKPVLPRRLDISPLQATCAPAASGGSSRQFSPKSAASYKPLMPVASFYSKEKRYLTPLERKQLQENRFLRERSRDENLPAASRTEKMNLSGNLSLKPPQHGKTLPKSLKKAKGDVPPGKPSAEKENVNILIKKKMDSPFRVLSMTVKPALKLQLGAAFFSARKKSHSKKPLGDAKSLPGDPKSLQDNAQPTPPTTRKSNSADKTQILKAGGVLRSISVPQEKGNSNREDSTSGGNPERGLAGDEKRSPRKTGSNPGPICASRSPGDGDGENGNVEEISSSSSRESDDGVIPSSQSPPEGNKRASPSNPVVYPIFSAPPASKKRTQAALDELTSPLGSNPPAKTPHPSQKSKKAKELCKRSGDQMIIDAGQKHFGAVVCKSCGMIYTAGSPEDEAQHIQYHERFLEALRYVGWKKERVVAEFWDGKIVLILPDDPKYAVKKAEDVREIVDNELGFKQVSLSCPAKAKIYLFVSNEKMIVGCLVAEAIKQAFRVLAEPGAAVSPEEDALQHQRPWRCSTEPEPAICGISRIWVFGPRRGKGIARRMVDVVRSTFMYGCFLSTQEIAFSDPTPDGKLFATTYCQTPSFLVYNFISNN, translated from the exons GCGCTGTGGTGAGGACATGGCAGCCCTCACCCTGCAGAAGAGGAGCCGTAGTTCTACTGATTCCGATGG TTCATCCTTAGCCTTTGAGACTCCGGTGAAAAAACGCTTGACCGGCTTCGCCGACGGCCGCTCTCTGCCCAAGAAACCCAGAAATAACCGCTTTGCTTCTCAAATAAAATGGTCCTCGGGCTCCAGCGACGATGAGTCGGGGGAAAATGAGGCGGTGGCGGAGAAGCCGGTGCTGCCGAGGAGGCTGGATATTTCACCCCTCCAGGCAACCTGTGCTCCCGCAGCCTCGGGGGGCTCCTCGCGGCAATTCTCTCCCAAATCCGCTGCCTCCTACAAGCCCCTCATGCCCGTGGCGTCTTTTTACAGCAAGGAAAAGCGGTATCTTACTCCTCTGGAGAGGAAACAGCTGCAGGAGAACCGCTTtttgagggagaggagcagggatgaAAACCTGCCGGCCGCCAGCAGGACTGAGAAGATGAACTTGAGCGGGAACCTCAGCTTGAAGCCCCCCCAACACGGCAAAACTCTCCCCAAAAGCCTTAAAAAAGCAAAGGGAGACGTTCCGCCGGGAAAACCCAGCGCGGAGAAAGAGAATGTGAATATCCTGATTAAAAAGAAGATGGATTCGCCCTTCCGAGTCCTGAGCATGACGGTGAAACCGGCCCTGAAACTCCAGCTGGGAGCAGCGTTTTTTTCCGCCAGGAAGAAATCACACTCGAAAAAACCACTTGGAGATGCTAAGTCTCTCCCGGGTGACCCCAAATCTCTGCAGGACAACGCTCAGCCCACGCCACCGACAACTAGAAAGTCGAATTCAGCTGATAAAACCCAAATTCTCAAGGCGGGTGGGGTCTTGAGGAGCATTTCTGTACCTCAGGAGAAGGGAAATTCCAACAGGGAGGACTCTACCAGCGGTGGGAATCCAGAGAGAGGTTTGGCTGGGGATGAAAAAAGATCCCCGCGGAAAACCGGGAGCAATCCGGGTCCGATTTGTGCTTCCCGGTCCCCAGGGGACGGCGATGGAGAGAACGGG AATGTCGAGGAAATCAGTTCTTCCTCAAGCAGGGAGTCGGACGATGGTGTTATTCCTTCAAGCCAATCTCCACCAGAGGGGAACAAACGAG ccTCTCCTTCAAACCCCGTCGTCTACCCCATATTCAGTGCACCCCCCGCCAGCAAGAAAAG GACTCAGGCTGCGCTGGATGAACTGACTTCTCCCTTGGGGTCCAACCCACCCGCGAAAACACCTCACCCCTCGCAGAAAAGCAAGAAGGCGAAAGAGCTCTGCAAACGCTCCGGGGATCAGATGATCATC GATGCCGGGCAGAAGCATTTTGGGGCCGTAGTTTGCAAGTCGTGCGGGATGATCTATACGGCGGGCAGCCCGGAGGATGAAGCCCAGCACATCCAGTACCACGAGAGGTTCCTGGAGGCTCTCCGCTACGTG GGTTGGAAGAAAGAACGGGTCGTGGCGGAGTTCTGGGATGGGAAAATCGTACTGATCCTTCCAGATGACCCGAAATACGCCGTCAAGAAG GCAGAAGACGTGCGGGAAATTGTAGATAACGAACTGGGATTTAAGCAGGTGTCCCTGAGCTGCCCGGCCAAGGCTAAGATCTACTTGTTCGTGTCCAATGAGAAGATGATTGTTGGGTGCTTGGTGGCTGAAGCAATCAAGCAG GCTTTCCGGGTGCTGGCTGAGCCAGGAGCCGCGGTGTCCCCCGAGGAGGACGCTCTGCAGCACCAACGGCCTTGGCGTTGCTCCACGGAGCCGGAACCAGCCATCTGTGGCATCAGCAGGATCTGGGTGTTTGGACCCAGGCGTGGGAAGGGCATCGCCCGTCGCATGGTGGACGTGGTCAG gAGCACCTTCATGTATGGCTGCTTCCTGAGCACCCAGGAAATCGCCTTCTCCGACCCCACGCCCGACGGCAAGCTCTTCGCAACCACGTACTGCCAGACCCCGAGCTTCCTTGTTTACAATTTCATTTCTAACAACTGA
- the PBK gene encoding lymphokine-activated killer T-cell-originated protein kinase isoform X2 — protein MEAFKSPKKPLPREKPVSVTIPASPFMQKLGYGTGVNVYLMKRSPRGLSRSPWAVKKINSQCNKSQQSIYQERLNEEAKILKNLQHPNIVGYRAFTEANDGSMCLAMEYGGEKSLCYLLEERREKKLGPFPAATIFKVALSMARGLKYLHNDKKLLHGDIKSSNVVVKGDFETVKICDVGMSLPLDENMTVSDPELCYVGTEPWKPKEALEDDGVITDKADIFAFGLTLWEMMTLSVPHLNLDDDLEDEDESFDEDLFDEEAYYAALGTRPALNMEELDSSYQHMIDLFLVCTIEDPKKRPSAATIVESLETSLVQE, from the exons ATGGAAGCCTTCAAGTCTCCGAAAAAACCGCTCCCCAGGGAGAAACCTG TTTCCGTCACCATCCCGGCCTCTCCCTTCATGCAGAAGCTCGGGTACGGCACCGGGGTCAACGTCTACCTGATGAAAAG atCTCCCAGGGGTTTGTCTCGCTCCCCGTGGGCCGTGAAGAAAATCAATTCCCAATGCAACAAGAGCCAGCAAAGCATCTACCAGGAGAGACTGAACGAAGAAGCCAAGATCTTGAAAAACCTCCAGCATCCCAACATCGTGG GTTACCGGGCCTTTACCGAGGCCAACGACGGAAGCATGTGCCTGGCCATGGAGTACGGAGGAGAAAAATCCCTCTGTTACTTACTGGAAGAAAGACGGGAAAAAAAGCTGGGCCCTTTCCCCGCCGCCACCATTTTCAAAGTCGCCTTGAGCATGGCGAGGGGGCTGAAG TATCTTCACAACGATAAGAAGCTGCTCCATGGTGATATCAAATCTTCCAACGTGGTGGTTAAAGGTGATTTTGAAACTGTCAAAATCTGTGACGTGGGAATGTCCCTGCCGCTGGATGAGAACATGACTG TGAGTGACCCGGAGCTGTGCTACGTGGGCACTGAGCCCTGGAAGCCCAAGGAGGCTCTGGAGGACGACGGCGTCATCACCGACAAAGCCGACATCTTCGCTTTCGGGCTGACTCTCTGGGAGATGATGACCCTCTCCGTGCCCCACCTCAACCTGGACGATGACCTCGAGGACGAAG ACGAATCATTCGATGAAGACCTCTTTGACGAGGAAGCTTATTACGCAGCCCTAGGAACCCGCCCCGCTCTCAACATGGAAGAACTGGATTCATCCTACCAACACATGATCGATCTCTTCTTGGTCTGCACCATCGAGGACCCCAAAAAACGTCCCTCGGCTGCGACCATCGTGGAATCCTTGGAGACAAGTCTGGTCCAGGAATAA